A stretch of DNA from Fibrobacter sp. UWB15:
TGGCGTCTGCTCACTTACGACGACCTCGTTGTCATTCTCAATGCTGATGGAAATGAAGATGGAATAAAAGGGGCTCGTGCTCAGGGTTTTGGCGGCTACAACACCACTGGGTATAGCCTTTTGGGTGCGGGGTATAGAAAGAATGATGGATCTTTTAAAGATATAAATGACGGGACCTATTGGATGTATCCCTTAGAACATGAAACTAATGTTACAAGGGTAAGGTCGAGCTATACGTCTATCCATCAAACAGCTTTTGCTGGCTTGGGTGTAAATGATAAGTCATATGGAGTCTCCGTCCGTTGTGTTAAGTCAAAATAAAATTTATAAGTAAGATTACAAAATGAATATGAAAAAAATAAAGAAATCCGTCAAGAAGTCCACCAAGAACAACTACCGTATTGAGGCTCTTGAACCTCGCCTGATGATGGATTTTGCGGTATAAATTCCACATTCCATATTTCACATTGCTTGGTTTGTTGGTGGTGAAAATTTTTACAGGAGATAATGGTATGAAGTGTGTCAAGGGTTTTGGTTTCTTGTGGGTGGCGGTGCTCGCGGCAATCTTCGCCCTTTCCGCCTGTGACGACTCGTCGTCGGCAAGTTCCGACGAAACGGGTGTTTCCAGTTCGTCGGTAGAGTCGTCTGATTCGAGTGTCACCCTGAGCGGAGCGTCAGCGGAGTCGAATGGGTCTAGTAACGAAACCAAAGACAAGTCATCTAGTAGTGAGAATAAGTCTAGTAGTTCCGCGAAAGAAACAAAGAACTCGTCCGACTCCAAGAGTTCAAGTTCTGTGTAGTCGGGTGAATCTTCTAGCGGCAAGAATCAGGATGTATCTAGTTCGTCGGTGAGTTTGTCTTCAAGCGAAAAGCAAAGCAGTAGTTCCTCCGAGAAACAGTCTAGTTCAAGTTCTGTCTTGCCTAAATCCAGTAGTTCCGTTTTTGAAGTTGACTCTTCCAGATTATGCACGCCTGGGTATGATTATTGTTATCGTCCTTTGGGAGCAGATAGTTTACAGGCGGGAGCGTATAAAAAATTTAAGGATACTCGCAATGGACGAGAGTATTTCTATTTGACAATAAATGGTAAAGATACAAGTGGAAAAAAGGCTTCTGTAACGGTATTTGCGGAAAATCTGAATATAGGTGAAATGGTTGACGGTTCAGAAAACCAATCGGATAACGATAAAATAGAACGTTACTGTTATAACAATGATACGACGAACTGTGTGGAGTATGGTGGGCTTTACCAGTGGGCGGAGATGATGAACCTTCCGTTCGAATGCAATAGTAAGAGCTGTGCCGACTCCATTAAGCCGAATCATCAGGGAATTTGCCCAAAGGACTGGCGTCTTATGACATATAATGACTTTTATATTGTAGTTCACGCAGATGGAAATGATGCGGGTGTGAAAGGTGTTAGATCAATGGGTTTTGGCGGCCTTAACTATACGGGGTATAGTTTGATCGGTGCGGGAATGAGGCTCTATGATGATGGGGTATCATCTTTTATTGATATAAATGAAGCTGCATATTGGTTTTTCCCTACAGAAAAAGAAAATAAGACAACATGGGCAGGTGTGGCTTTCACTATCAAATCAATTCAAAATTTTGATAATGGTTATGGACCGAAGATTGATGGATATCCAGTCCGTTGTGTAAAGATTGACTAACGAATTCATAATAAGGATGACATATGGCCAAGAAAAACTACAATCACGGAATGAACAATTTCAATATTGAACCCCTTGAACCGCGCCTACTCATGGCTGCCATCGAATAATCATCCCACACCCCACACTTCACATTTCACATTGCTTCTGCGTTAGGGGGCGTCGCACCTTTGTGGCGAGACGCGCAAGCGGCTCGATGAGCCGACCCCGGATCAGGTCCGGGGTGACGAGAGGCGAGCAGCACCCGCCCCGGCCCCCCCTTCGGCAGGCTCAGGGACCTGGCCGGGGAACGCCCAAGGAAGGGCTTAATCCGTTGGGGGCTAATCCATGCCAAGAAGCCATCTTGAGACATCGACGATTCTGATTCCTTCGTACTGGGTCGTTTCGTGGTTTGTTCTCGCGATGAGCATTTTGGGGTATGCGTCTTTTATTCCGAGCAGCGGGGCCGTTTCCCTTTCAAAAGTCTTCTTGTCCGAGATGTTGTCCGATACCTGGATATACAGCTTTTCGTCATGTTTCATTGCTACAAAGTCGATTTCTTTCTTGTATAGGACTCCGACGTAAAGTTGGTAACCCCTTCGAAGTAATTCCATGGCAACCATGTTTTCGTACACGTGGCCGTAGTCCATGTTGCGGGTCCCGAGTCTTGCGTAGCGGAACGAATGGTCGCTCAAGTAGTATTTGTCTTCCGTGGTCAAGTATCTTTTTCCGCGAATGTCGAATCTTCGGATTTTGTAGAAGGCGAATGCCTTGCATAAATAATCGATGTAAGAACCTATGGTTTTATGGTTCGTCTTGTCGCCTGTGGTGCTGATTGTCTTGGCGACATTTCGGATGGAGGTGATGTTGCCGACATTGTCCATCAAAAAGTCAATCAGTTTTTCAAGAAAGACCTTGTTCCGAATCTTGTATTTTTTGACGATGTCGCGGATAACCAACGTGTTGAAAACATCTTCGTTCACGTAACGGAACTTTTCGCTTTCAGTCTTGTATAAGAAGGAACCCGCCATCCCCCCTTCTTTAAGGTAGGATTCGAACGAGTCTTCCATTTTTTTCGGCTTGTAGTATTTTGTGTATTCCGCAAACGAAAACGGGAAGACGGGTATCTCAAAAGTTCTACCCGTAAAGAGCGTTGCCAGATCGCTACTAAGCAGGAATGCATTTGAGCCGGTTACATAGATGTCGAATTTTTCCGTGGCGTGCAGGCTGTTCAAAGCCTTTTCGAACGAGTTGCAAAGTTGAACTTCGTCGATGAACAGATAGTTTGTCTTTTTAGGCTTGTACGCCTGTTCTGCATATTCTTCGAGTGCGGAATAGTTCTGTAATTTTTCAAACTTCGTCAAGTTGAAGTTGATCTTGATGATGTTTGCCTTTTTATCATTTTTTGCAATCCATTCTGCAAAGGATTCTAATAATTTTGATTTGCCGGAACGACGGATTCCGGTTATCACCTTGATGTCGGGTGTACCCCTGACATTTTTCAATGTGTCCAAATACTCTGTTCTTTCAATCAGTTTCATTTGTTGACTCCCGAATTTATATTTCCCAAAAATAAAAATATATAAAATTTGGGAAATTGTCTAGATGGCCCTGGCCGGGGAACGCGTCGGCCTTTCTGTGCCGAATATGACCTATTTTGCCCAAAATCACAGATTTTATTTTGAAGAAAATGCCTAAAATCACTAGTTTTTAAGTGAATAATTTGCCGAAATTCACTATTTTTTGATGCTTTTGCGTTAGGGGGCGTCGCACCGCAATTTGTATATTTTAGTACAATGAAGCGTATTAAACAAAATATTCTGTCGATGATTGCGGTCGCGTTGTTCGCGATTCTTGCGGCCGTTGTCGAAGGTTCTTTTGTTTACGATTACGGAACCGAAATGGGGCGGGCTTCGGAATATGGCAAGGTCTCCGCCGACAATGTGCATGCCGAAAGTCCGCTGTTCCTGTTGCGGGAATCGACTGCCGAGGCCATGCAGTTTACACGCAGGTCGGGCCAGCAGGTGTCCTTGCGTGCATCGCGCGGCAACGGCCTTCAAGGAGTCGGCGGACGCAGTTCGGCAACGTTCAAGCAGGCTACGCCATTTCCGACTAAGATCGCGCGGCCAACTGTTTGCGCCCAATGCGGCTTCCCCTTGCCGCTAGTTTATCAGAAATCAAAAGAGTATTACGTTTATACGCTAGAGCGAATGCTCTGTTAGCAAGTTCTTTCTCCAAGCCTTAAACACTAGTAAATGGCCGCGGCCCTTACCGGGTTGCGCGACATCATTCATTTCAAAAAAGAGAAAGAACATGGAAAACATTTCCAAGATGGAGATGGCTAACGCCCTCTTCAACAAGCCCTATATCAAGACCGAAAAGAAGTTTTTCGGTTTCAAGACCAACGTCACCTACACCAGGACGAATTCGCCCGTAGTGGGAACTTGCCTGGACTACAGCCCTACGGAGGGCCAAAAGGTCAAGGAAATTGTCGAGGCTTCTCCAAGCGCCCTGGACGCGGTCGTTCAAAAAAATGGCCATCCGAAAACAAGCGACAATGGAAACTACCGGCTGAATCTTTGCTATTCGCAGGACCGCGAATTTGCGGCACTGCAATTGCAGCATTTCTCGGGATTCGAGTACCATAACGTAGGTGGAATCCGTTTTGTCGAAGGCGACGAGGCGCATAAACTTCTCGCCGTTTTCGTGAAATAAACGGACATATCGTCAAAAAGGCTCCCTCGGAAAAACGAGGGGGCCTCGTTGACAACGCGTTAGGGGGCGGGGTACGCCCAATAAATGGCTAAATTTCGAAAATTATTTAGTAGGAAAATTATTTTTCTGCTAAATAATTTGTTATATTAGGGGTATGGAATTCCTAGATCGTGAAGAAGAATCGAAAAGGCTGAAGGCGGAACTCTCCCGGAAGGGGGCGTCTTTTGTCGTTGTCTATGGCCGTCGCAGGTTGGGCAAGTCCACCTTGTTAAAGCGCGTCTTGAAGGAAAACGATATCTATTTTATGGCGGACCGTTCGGAAGAATCCGCCCAGCGCCGTTTCCTGGCCATGGCGATTGCAGTCCGGTATGAGGGTTTCGATTCCGTTGCTTACCCCGACTGGGAGTCGCTTTTTAGGGCTTTCAACTACAGGTGCGCGAAGGGTTCTACGCTCTGCCTGGACGAGTTCCCGTATCTTGTGAAATCCTGCGAGATGTTGCCCTCTACGCTGCAGAAGTTGCTGGACGAAAAGTCCTTGAACTTCAACCTGGTGATTTGCGGCTCGTCGCAACAGATGATGTTCGATGTCGCTCTTGACGAAAAATCGCCTTTGTATGGGCGTGCCCATGAAATTCTCCGGTTGAAGCCTATTCCGGTTTCTTACTTGCCTTCTGCGTTGAAAATTTCGGCAAAGGAGGCAGTTTCTGAATATGCCGTTTGGGGCGGAGTGCCCCGCTATTGGGAACTGCGTGAACGGTATCGGAGTTTCATGTCGGCCCTGAGGGATTTGGCCCTCTCTCCCTTGGGCGTCCTTCACGACGAGCCTGTGCATATTTTGCGCGACGACATGCGCGACCTGGTGCAGGCGTCCACACTTCTAGGAATCATCGGGAACGGCGCGAACCGAATTTCGGAGATTGCAGCGCGTGCCGAAAAGAATGCGGCGACTTTGAGCGCCCCTTTAAAAAGGCTCGTGACCATGCAGCTTGTTGATCGGGAAATCCCTTTCGGTGAAAATCCAAAAAATAGCAAGCACGGCATTTACCACTTGTCCGACCCGTTCATTAATTTCTATTACCGGTTTATTAGCCCGTATCGTTCGCTGTTGGAACTGGGGCGTATTGATTACGTGGAAGAAATCGTCCAACAGCATTTCCCTGAATTTGAAGGTTTTTGCTGGGAACGCCTTTGCCGGCAGGCGGTTAGCGGGCAGGTTGTCGGTGGCGAGATGTTCAATGTGGCTTCCAGGTGGTGGGGCAATGTCGGCAAGTCAGAGCGGATCGAAATCGATGTCGTTGCCGAAAGCATGGACAAGAAAACGCTACTTGTCGGGGAATGCAAATGGACGAATGGCGAAAATGCGGGGCACCTGCTTGCTCATCTGAATGAGCAAGTCCAGAAATTGCCGTTCGCCCACAAGTATAGAAAAATCGTCCCGGTTCTTTTTTTGAAAGAAAGACCTCGCGACAAGACGGATGGAATAGTTTTTTTGCCGGAAGATGTCCTTAGAATTATTTAGTAGGAAAATTATTTTTCTGCTGAATAATTTATTTTGCCCAAATCTACCATAAAATGCCTACATTTGGCAAGTTATAACTCCTATATGTCCCAAGTTGAGTCATATAGGAAATTTTTGACGGAAAACCTTGAAAAAAGTTGTTTTTCTGCGTTATTCTGGACTTTTGTTTTTTTTGTTTCCTAAATTTTACAATGGGGGGGGGTATGGACTTTGGCAGGGGCATTACCTATATTTAACAAGATAAACTATAGACGGGGATGTTTTATGAAGAAGTCTTTCCAGCGTGTCATTGCGACCCTGAACTTGTTTCAGGGGAAGCAATCTCTAACCATCTTCTTGTTGGCGGCATTCTTCGCGCTTTCGGCTTGCGATGACTCGTCGTCGGCAAGCGATGATGAAACTGGTGTTTCCAGTTCGTCTGTAGAGTCGCCTGATTCGAGTGTCACTCTGAGTCCTTCGACAAGTTCAGGACAGGCTCCGGAGTCAGCGGAGTCGAATGGGTCTAGTGACGAAAATATGGAAAAAGACAAGTCGTCTAGTAGTTTCAAGGGCTCAGAGCCTGTCGAAGTATCAAGCAGTTCCACAAAAGAAACAAAAGTCTCTTCTGATTCCAAGAGTTCCAGTTCTGTGAAGTCAGATGATTCTTCTAGCAGCAAGAAGGATACGTCTAGTTCATCGGAGAACTCGTCTTCAAGCAAGAACCAAAGTAGTAGTTCTTCTGTGAAACAATCGAGTTCTAGTTCTAATCTTGTTCAATCATCAAGTAGTAAAGGTAATCCATGGGGAACTTCTGCGGAATGGGGCCCTTTCAACTGTAAAGCAAATGGGGGATGCTTGGAATTTACTGATGATAGGAATGGTCGGGTGTATAAATATTTAAAGTTTGATGGGAAAAAGTGCCTGAACTTTAATGACAAAGGAAAATGTACGGACGAAAAAGATACTTCCATCTATGCAATGGTAGAAAACTTAAATATTGGGAAAATGGTAGATGGAGCACAGAATCAAAATGTTGATAACGAGATAGAAAGATATTGTTATGATAATGATACGCTGATATGCCACTACTATGGAGGCCTTTATCAGTGGGCGGAGATGATGGGCTTCAATGACAGCTGCAATACCAAGAGTTGTGCTCACTTGATTCAAGAAAATCACCAAGGAATTTGCCCAGACAAATGGCGCCTGTTGACATACGAAGATTTTTATATCATTCTGAATAGCACTGGAAACAAACATGGAATAGAGGGCTTACGGTCGTCGTTTGGTTGTGGTGGATATAATGAAACAGGTTTTAGCCTTGTATGTGGTGGAGAAAATTGGGAATATGCATATGATAATTTTGATGAGGGCGTATATTGGTTTTATCCAGAAGAAACTGATTCGAATTTGCTTAAAGCGAGTGGTTCATATACAGGTCTATCAATGACAACCGTTAGAAAGGGTTCTTATAAAAAAACACATGGTTTTTCGGTTAGATGTGTTAAAGCTGAGTGATTTTTTTACGGGTAAAAAGTTTTTCACCAACAAAGGGTCGTTATGTCAAAGAAACAACAGAGAAAAAGTCTAAACAAGAACAACTACAAAATCGAGGCGCTTGAGCCTCGTTTGATGATGGATTTTGCGGTATAAATTCCACATTCCATATTTCACATTGCTTGGTTTGTGGGTGGTGAAAATTTTTACAGGAGATAATGGTATGAAGTGTGTCAAAGGTCTTGGTTTCTTGTGGGTGGCGGTGTTCGCGGCATTCTTCGCCCTTTCCGCCTGCGATGACTCTTCGTCGGCTAGTTCCGATGAAACAGGTGTTTCCAGTTCGTCTGTAGAGTCGTCTGATTCGAGTGTCACCCTGAGCGGAGCGTCAGCGGAGTCGAATGGGTCTAGTAACGAAACCAAAGACAAGTCATCGAGTAGTGAGAATAAGTCTAGCAGTTCAATAAAAGAAACGAAGAACTCGTCCGACTCCAAGAGCTCCAGTTCTGTAAAGTCTGGAAATTCTTCTAGTAGTAACAAGGATGTGTCAAGTTCATCTGTTCGTTCGTCTTCAAGCGGGAATCTCCAGTCTTCTTCGAGCAACAAAGACTCCAGCAGCAGCACAAAGTCCAGCAGCAGTTCGGTGAAGTCGAGCTCGTCTTTTGAAGTAGATACGGCTAGGCTTTGTACTCCAGATTATCCCTTTTGCGATCGAGCGCTGAGCGGAGATAGCATTCGCTCTGGTGCGTATAAGCAATTTATAGATGAACGCAACGGACGCAAGTATTACTATTTGACAATCAATGGCAAGGACAAGAATGGGCTGCCTGCTTCGGTGACGGTTATGGCTGAAAATCTGAATGTTGGAGAAATGATTGATGGTTCAAAGGATCAATCGGATGATTCGAAAATTGAGCGTTATTGCTATGATAATGACACCACGAATTGTGAGGAATATGGTGGGCTTTACCAATGGGCGGAAGCGCTGCAGTTGTCGAGCGAATGCAATACCAAGAGTTGTGCCGCCCAGATAGATCCCGACGGTGATGGGTTCCACCAGGGAATTTGCCCGAAAGGCTGGCACTTACTGACGTATGACGAATTCTACATCGTTGTTCATGCCGATGGAAACGTTAATCCCATTGTGGAAGGAGTGCGAGCCATGAGTTTCGGTGGACATAACTACAGCGGGTATGGCCTGATTGGCTCGGGATATCGAACAAATGAAGGACAATTTGAAGAATTAAAAGAAACTGCTTATTGGTTTTATCCTTCAGAGCACACAACTCGTTTTACAAGAGGTGGAGCTGGCTGTAATAGTAAATCGGATACAGGTTTTTATTTGGGATATAATGATAAAGTGACAGGCAATTCCATCCGTTGCGCTCGAAATTAACTTTTTACTGAAATCTCTTTACATTGGGTAAAAAAATGGATAAATGAAATTGTAAAAAAGGCTCTAGCCGTAATAATTTCAAAATTGAACAGCTCGAACCCCGCCTGATGATGGATTTTGCGGTATAAATTCCACATTCCATATTTCACATTGCTTGGTTTGTGGGTGGTGAAAATTTTTACAGGAGATAATGGTATGAAGTGTGTCAAGGGTCTTGGTTTCTTGTGGGTGGCGGTGCTCGCGGCATTCTTCGCCCTTTCCGCTTGCGATGATTCGTCGTCGGCTAGTTCCGACGAAACCGGTACTTCCAGTTCGTCTGTAGAGTCGTCTGATTCGAGTGTCACCCTGAGCAGTAGTGCCAAGGTCACTGAACCCGC
This window harbors:
- a CDS encoding fibrobacter succinogenes major paralogous domain-containing protein; the encoded protein is WRLLTYDDLVVILNADGNEDGIKGARAQGFGGYNTTGYSLLGAGYRKNDGSFKDINDGTYWMYPLEHETNVTRVRSSYTSIHQTAFAGLGVNDKSYGVSVRCVKSK
- a CDS encoding LEPR-XLL domain-containing protein, with translation MKKIKKSVKKSTKNNYRIEALEPRLMMDFAV
- a CDS encoding FISUMP domain-containing protein, translating into MSSSEKQSSSSSEKQSSSSSVLPKSSSSVFEVDSSRLCTPGYDYCYRPLGADSLQAGAYKKFKDTRNGREYFYLTINGKDTSGKKASVTVFAENLNIGEMVDGSENQSDNDKIERYCYNNDTTNCVEYGGLYQWAEMMNLPFECNSKSCADSIKPNHQGICPKDWRLMTYNDFYIVVHADGNDAGVKGVRSMGFGGLNYTGYSLIGAGMRLYDDGVSSFIDINEAAYWFFPTEKENKTTWAGVAFTIKSIQNFDNGYGPKIDGYPVRCVKID
- a CDS encoding LEPR-XLL domain-containing protein, with the translated sequence MNNFNIEPLEPRLLMAAIE
- a CDS encoding ATP-binding protein, which encodes MKLIERTEYLDTLKNVRGTPDIKVITGIRRSGKSKLLESFAEWIAKNDKKANIIKINFNLTKFEKLQNYSALEEYAEQAYKPKKTNYLFIDEVQLCNSFEKALNSLHATEKFDIYVTGSNAFLLSSDLATLFTGRTFEIPVFPFSFAEYTKYYKPKKMEDSFESYLKEGGMAGSFLYKTESEKFRYVNEDVFNTLVIRDIVKKYKIRNKVFLEKLIDFLMDNVGNITSIRNVAKTISTTGDKTNHKTIGSYIDYLCKAFAFYKIRRFDIRGKRYLTTEDKYYLSDHSFRYARLGTRNMDYGHVYENMVAMELLRRGYQLYVGVLYKKEIDFVAMKHDEKLYIQVSDNISDKKTFERETAPLLGIKDAYPKMLIARTNHETTQYEGIRIVDVSRWLLGMD
- a CDS encoding ATP-binding protein; the protein is MEFLDREEESKRLKAELSRKGASFVVVYGRRRLGKSTLLKRVLKENDIYFMADRSEESAQRRFLAMAIAVRYEGFDSVAYPDWESLFRAFNYRCAKGSTLCLDEFPYLVKSCEMLPSTLQKLLDEKSLNFNLVICGSSQQMMFDVALDEKSPLYGRAHEILRLKPIPVSYLPSALKISAKEAVSEYAVWGGVPRYWELRERYRSFMSALRDLALSPLGVLHDEPVHILRDDMRDLVQASTLLGIIGNGANRISEIAARAEKNAATLSAPLKRLVTMQLVDREIPFGENPKNSKHGIYHLSDPFINFYYRFISPYRSLLELGRIDYVEEIVQQHFPEFEGFCWERLCRQAVSGQVVGGEMFNVASRWWGNVGKSERIEIDVVAESMDKKTLLVGECKWTNGENAGHLLAHLNEQVQKLPFAHKYRKIVPVLFLKERPRDKTDGIVFLPEDVLRII
- a CDS encoding FISUMP domain-containing protein, with translation MEFTDDRNGRVYKYLKFDGKKCLNFNDKGKCTDEKDTSIYAMVENLNIGKMVDGAQNQNVDNEIERYCYDNDTLICHYYGGLYQWAEMMGFNDSCNTKSCAHLIQENHQGICPDKWRLLTYEDFYIILNSTGNKHGIEGLRSSFGCGGYNETGFSLVCGGENWEYAYDNFDEGVYWFYPEETDSNLLKASGSYTGLSMTTVRKGSYKKTHGFSVRCVKAE
- a CDS encoding LEPR-XLL domain-containing protein; its protein translation is MSKKQQRKSLNKNNYKIEALEPRLMMDFAV
- a CDS encoding FISUMP domain-containing protein, with amino-acid sequence MKCVKGLGFLWVAVFAAFFALSACDDSSSASSDETGVSSSSVESSDSSVTLSGASAESNGSSNETKDKSSSSENKSSSSIKETKNSSDSKSSSSVKSGNSSSSNKDVSSSSVRSSSSGNLQSSSSNKDSSSSTKSSSSSVKSSSSFEVDTARLCTPDYPFCDRALSGDSIRSGAYKQFIDERNGRKYYYLTINGKDKNGLPASVTVMAENLNVGEMIDGSKDQSDDSKIERYCYDNDTTNCEEYGGLYQWAEALQLSSECNTKSCAAQIDPDGDGFHQGICPKGWHLLTYDEFYIVVHADGNVNPIVEGVRAMSFGGHNYSGYGLIGSGYRTNEGQFEELKETAYWFYPSEHTTRFTRGGAGCNSKSDTGFYLGYNDKVTGNSIRCARN